In Bubalus kerabau isolate K-KA32 ecotype Philippines breed swamp buffalo chromosome 4, PCC_UOA_SB_1v2, whole genome shotgun sequence, one DNA window encodes the following:
- the LOC129650578 gene encoding olfactory receptor 13C3, producing MDKINQTFVLEFLLLGFSEYPKIEIVYFVVILSMYLVVLIGNGVLITASIFDSHLHSPMYFFLGNLSFLDICYTSSSVPSTLVSLISKKRNISFSGCAVQMFFGFAMGSTECLLLGMMAFDRYVAICNPLRYPVIMSKVLYVLMASLSWLSGGINSIVQTSLAMRLPFCENNVINHFTCEILAVLKLACTDISLNIITMMVSNMAFLVLPLLVIFFSYMFILYTILRMNSATGRHKAFSTCSAHLTVVIIFYGTIFFMYAKPKSQELHGENKLQASDKLISLFYGVVTPMLNPIIYSLRNKDVKAAVKYLLNQKPIQ from the coding sequence ATGGATAAAATTAACCAGACATTTGTGCTAGAATTTCTTCTTCTGGGTTTTTCTGAATACCCAAAGATTGAGATTGTTTACTTTGTTGTAATTCTAAGTATGTACCTAGTTGTTCTAATTGGCAACGGTGTTCTGATCACAGCAAGCATCTTTGATTCCCATCTTCactcccccatgtacttcttcctgggaAACCTGTCTTTTCTGGATATCTGCTATACATCTTCTTCTGTTCCTTCAACTTTGGTGAGCTTAATCTCAAAGAAAAGgaacatttccttctctggatgtGCAGTGCAGATGTTTTTTGGATTTGCAATGGGTTCAACAgagtgcttgctccttggcatgaTGGCttttgaccgctatgtggccatctgtaaccCTCTGAGATACCCTGTCATCATGAGCAAGGTGCTGTATGTCCTGATGGCTTCTCTGTCATGGCTATCTGGCGGAATCAACTCAATTGTACAAACATCTCTTGCCATGCGATTGCCTTTCTGTGAGAATAATGTAATCAATCATTTCACATGTGAAATATTAGCTGTTCTCAAGCTAGCTTGTACTGATATATCTCTCAATATTATCACCATGATGGTATCAAATATGGCATTTCTAGTTCTTCCACTGCTGGTCATATTTTTCTCCTACATGTTCATCCTCTATACCATCTTGAGAATGAACTCAGCTACAGGGAGACATAAGGCCTTTTCTACCTGCTCAGCACATCTGACTGTGGTAATTATATTTTATGGTACCATCTTCTTTATGTATGCCAAACCTAAGTCTCAAGAACTGCACGGAGAAAACAAGTTGCAAGCTTCTGACAAGCTCATTTCCCTGTTTTATGGTGTAGTGACTCCCATGCTAAATCCTATAATCTACAGCTTGAGGAATAAGGATGTAAAAGCTGCTGTAAAATATTTGCTAAACCAAAAACCTATCCAATAA